One genomic window of Staphylococcus hsinchuensis includes the following:
- a CDS encoding glycosyltransferase family 2 protein: MQLRVIIPCYNEGEVILKTYQRLTEILSEDSQQHHYNYDLLFIDDGSSDNTINYIQDVANKDQHVKFISFSRNFGKESAMIAGYQHSSHCDAVVMIDADLQHPPELIPQMIEGYMDGYDQVIAKRDRTGEKKSRKLLTRIYYRAINYFVEDIRLEDGIGDFRLLSKRAVNSLTDLDECTRFSKGLYAWIGYNTKVFTYENVEREDGDSKWSFGKLLNYGIDGLISFNTKPLRMMIYLGMFVSFISLLYIVFILAGIILHGVKTPGYFSTIAAILMLGGIQLISIGVIGEYIGRIYYEVKKRPKYIVEASNLNKQSYQQSRDERERDYHTSITNINQKYYQHEIKQQPVEEKKLVNHK; the protein is encoded by the coding sequence ATGCAATTAAGAGTAATCATACCTTGCTATAACGAAGGTGAAGTTATATTAAAAACGTATCAACGATTAACTGAAATTTTATCAGAAGACAGCCAACAACACCACTACAATTATGACTTGTTATTTATAGATGATGGTAGTAGCGATAATACTATTAATTATATACAAGATGTGGCAAATAAAGACCAACACGTTAAATTCATTTCATTTAGCCGTAATTTCGGGAAAGAGTCAGCCATGATTGCAGGTTACCAACATAGTAGCCATTGTGATGCAGTCGTTATGATTGATGCAGATTTGCAACATCCACCAGAATTAATTCCTCAAATGATTGAAGGTTATATGGATGGATATGATCAAGTTATTGCAAAAAGAGACCGAACAGGCGAAAAGAAATCTCGTAAATTATTAACAAGAATTTATTATCGAGCAATCAACTACTTTGTAGAAGATATTAGACTTGAAGATGGTATTGGAGATTTCAGATTATTAAGTAAAAGAGCAGTAAATTCTTTAACTGACTTAGATGAATGTACGCGTTTCTCTAAAGGACTTTATGCTTGGATTGGCTATAATACGAAAGTATTTACTTATGAAAATGTTGAAAGAGAAGATGGTGACTCCAAATGGTCATTTGGTAAGCTGTTAAATTATGGTATAGATGGACTCATTTCATTTAATACAAAACCATTACGTATGATGATTTATTTAGGGATGTTTGTTTCATTTATCAGTTTGTTATATATAGTATTTATTTTAGCTGGTATTATTTTACACGGTGTCAAAACACCAGGATACTTCTCTACTATAGCAGCTATACTTATGTTAGGAGGAATCCAATTAATTTCAATTGGTGTTATCGGTGAATATATCGGACGTATTTATTATGAAGTGAAAAAACGACCTAAATATATAGTTGAAGCATCCAATTTAAACAAACAGTCATACCAACAATCAAGAGATGAAAGAGAAAGAGATTACCACACTTCAATTACTAATATTAATCAAAAATATTATCAACATGAAATAAAACAACAACCTGTCGAGGAAAAGAAATTAGTCAATCATAAATAA
- a CDS encoding aldo/keto reductase, giving the protein MIEDIYYLNNGYPMPKVGLGVYKISETEMETAVMHALEVGYRAFDTAYFYNNEQALGQVLSKSDVSRDDLFITSKLWNDYQGYDQTIEYFNKTLNNLDTDYLDLFLIHWPCEEDGLFIESYKAMEQLYKEGKVRAIGVCNFKQHHLEQLMDETEIVPAVNQIEFHPYFNQYKLQKFCDKHDIAVTAWMPLMRNQGLLDDPLITDLAKRYDKTPAQIVLRWHLAHNRIVIPKSKTPERIEENYNIFDFNLELTDIAEIDSLDRGARQGKDPDEVRIGTLK; this is encoded by the coding sequence ATGATTGAAGATATATATTATTTAAATAACGGTTATCCAATGCCAAAAGTAGGACTAGGTGTCTATAAAATCTCTGAAACAGAAATGGAAACAGCAGTAATGCATGCTTTAGAGGTAGGGTATCGTGCTTTCGATACTGCTTATTTTTATAATAATGAACAAGCTTTAGGTCAAGTACTATCAAAATCAGATGTTTCACGTGATGACTTATTTATTACTTCAAAATTATGGAATGATTATCAAGGCTACGACCAAACAATTGAATATTTTAATAAAACACTAAATAATTTAGATACGGATTATTTAGACTTGTTTTTAATTCATTGGCCATGTGAAGAAGATGGATTATTTATTGAAAGTTACAAAGCGATGGAGCAATTATACAAAGAAGGAAAAGTACGTGCTATTGGGGTGTGCAATTTTAAACAACACCACTTAGAACAATTGATGGATGAAACGGAAATCGTACCAGCTGTAAATCAAATTGAGTTCCACCCATACTTTAACCAGTACAAACTACAAAAGTTCTGTGATAAACATGATATTGCAGTAACTGCTTGGATGCCATTAATGAGAAATCAAGGCTTATTAGACGATCCATTAATTACTGATTTAGCTAAACGCTATGATAAAACACCTGCGCAAATAGTATTGCGTTGGCATCTTGCGCATAATCGCATTGTCATACCTAAATCTAAAACACCAGAACGTATCGAAGAAAACTATAATATTTTTGATTTTAATTTAGAATTAACAGATATAGCTGAAATAGATAGTTTAGACAGAGGTGCTAGACAAGGTAAAGACCCGGATGAAGTAAGAATAGGCACATTAAAATAG
- a CDS encoding GlsB/YeaQ/YmgE family stress response membrane protein encodes MGFILMLIIGGLIGWIAGAILGKDIPGGIIGNIIAGIIGSIIGSKLFGQWGWEIGRIHVFPALIGTIILVALVSLVFGLIHKKK; translated from the coding sequence ATGGGTTTTATTCTTATGTTAATCATCGGGGGATTAATTGGTTGGATTGCTGGTGCAATTCTAGGTAAAGATATTCCTGGTGGTATTATTGGTAATATCATTGCAGGTATTATCGGTTCAATCATCGGTTCTAAACTATTTGGTCAATGGGGCTGGGAAATCGGCCGTATTCACGTATTCCCTGCATTAATCGGAACAATTATTTTAGTTGCACTTGTTTCACTTGTGTTCGGATTAATTCACAAGAAAAAATAA